A stretch of Vigna angularis cultivar LongXiaoDou No.4 chromosome 4, ASM1680809v1, whole genome shotgun sequence DNA encodes these proteins:
- the LOC108329920 gene encoding GATA transcription factor 24 isoform X1 — MASLNPQPLQFQHPAIPVGDDGDSDAADDDAMDELEDAHVTSVNVVANAASAYQEPLPAMPSRTSELTLSFEGEVYVFPAVTPQKVQAVLLLLGGRDVHAGVPAVELPFDQSNRGMGDTPKLSNLSRRIASLVRFREKRKERCFDKKIRYTVRKEVAQRMHRKNGQFASLKESPGSSNWDSARSSAQDGTSHSESVRRCHHCGVTENNTPAMRRGPAGPRTLCNACGLMWANKGTLRDLSKGGRNLSVVEQSDLDIPIDVKPTSVIERELSGIHDEQGSSEDPSKSNTGDGSSGHAVNPSDEELPETADHFTNAPPLVGLVHSSRNDTEQEPLVELSNPSDTDIDIPGNFD; from the exons ATGGCGTCACTCAATCCGCAGCCTCTGCAGTTCCAGCACCCTGCGATACCCGTCGGCGACGACGGTGACAGTGACGCCGCTGATGATGATGCTATGGATGAGTTGGAGGATGCGCATGTTACTTCAGTGAACGTCGTTGCTAATGCTGCCAGTGCCTACCAAGAACCGCTGCCTGCTATGCCTTCCAGAACTAGCGAGCTCACTCTTTCTTTCGAGGGTGAGGTTTATGTCTTTCCCGCAGTCACTCCTCAGAAG GTTCAAGCCGTCTTGCTGCTTTTGGGAGGACGTGATGTGCACGCAGGTGTGCCTGCTGTTGAACTACCATTTGATCAAAGTAACAGG GGTATGGGTGATACTCCGAAGCTTTCGAACCTTTCACGAAGAATAGCATCCTTGGTCAGATTCCGCGAGAAACGAAAGGAAAGATGTTTTGACAAGAAAATTAGGTATACTGTGAGAAAAGAGGTGGCACAGag GATGCATAGGAAGAATGGGCAGTTTGCATCCTTGAAAGAAAGCCCAGGTTCATCTAACTGGGATTCTGCCCGGAGTTCTGCTCAAGATGGCACTTCTCATTCTGAATCTGT ACGCAGATGTCACCATTGTGGTGTCACTGAAAATAATACTCCTGCAATGCGTCGGGGGCCAGCTGGACCAAGGACTTTATGTAATGCATGCGGCCTTATGTGGGCAAACAAG GGCACACTCAGAGATCTCAGCAAGGGAGGAAGAAATCTTTCTGTTGTTGAGCAAAGTGATCTG GATATTCCTATTGATGTCAAGCCTACTTCTGTTATTGAAAGAGAATTGTCCGGCATCCATGATGAGCAA GGTAGTTCTGAAGATCCGTCCAAGTCCAACACAGGTGATGGCTCTAGTGGTCATGCAGTAAACCCTAGTGATGAG GAATTGCCTGAAACTGCAGACCACTTTACGAATGCTCCGCCATTAGTAGGACTTGTTCATTCTTCAAGGAATGACACTGAACAG GAACCTCTGGTTGAACTTTCTAATCCTTCAGATACAGACATTGACATTCCAGGAAACTTTGATTAG
- the LOC108329920 gene encoding GATA transcription factor 24 isoform X3, translated as MLPVPTKNRCLLCLPELASSLFLSRVQAVLLLLGGRDVHAGVPAVELPFDQSNRGMGDTPKLSNLSRRIASLVRFREKRKERCFDKKIRYTVRKEVAQRMHRKNGQFASLKESPGSSNWDSARSSAQDGTSHSESVRRCHHCGVTENNTPAMRRGPAGPRTLCNACGLMWANKGTLRDLSKGGRNLSVVEQSDLDIPIDVKPTSVIERELSGIHDEQGSSEDPSKSNTGDGSSGHAVNPSDEELPETADHFTNAPPLVGLVHSSRNDTEQEPLVELSNPSDTDIDIPGNFD; from the exons ATGCTGCCAGTGCCTACCAAGAACCGCTGCCTGCTATGCCTTCCAGAACTAGCGAGCTCACTCTTTCTTTCGAGG GTTCAAGCCGTCTTGCTGCTTTTGGGAGGACGTGATGTGCACGCAGGTGTGCCTGCTGTTGAACTACCATTTGATCAAAGTAACAGG GGTATGGGTGATACTCCGAAGCTTTCGAACCTTTCACGAAGAATAGCATCCTTGGTCAGATTCCGCGAGAAACGAAAGGAAAGATGTTTTGACAAGAAAATTAGGTATACTGTGAGAAAAGAGGTGGCACAGag GATGCATAGGAAGAATGGGCAGTTTGCATCCTTGAAAGAAAGCCCAGGTTCATCTAACTGGGATTCTGCCCGGAGTTCTGCTCAAGATGGCACTTCTCATTCTGAATCTGT ACGCAGATGTCACCATTGTGGTGTCACTGAAAATAATACTCCTGCAATGCGTCGGGGGCCAGCTGGACCAAGGACTTTATGTAATGCATGCGGCCTTATGTGGGCAAACAAG GGCACACTCAGAGATCTCAGCAAGGGAGGAAGAAATCTTTCTGTTGTTGAGCAAAGTGATCTG GATATTCCTATTGATGTCAAGCCTACTTCTGTTATTGAAAGAGAATTGTCCGGCATCCATGATGAGCAA GGTAGTTCTGAAGATCCGTCCAAGTCCAACACAGGTGATGGCTCTAGTGGTCATGCAGTAAACCCTAGTGATGAG GAATTGCCTGAAACTGCAGACCACTTTACGAATGCTCCGCCATTAGTAGGACTTGTTCATTCTTCAAGGAATGACACTGAACAG GAACCTCTGGTTGAACTTTCTAATCCTTCAGATACAGACATTGACATTCCAGGAAACTTTGATTAG
- the LOC108329920 gene encoding GATA transcription factor 19 isoform X2, whose translation MASLNPQPLQFQHPAIPVGDDGDSDAADDDAMDELEDAHVTSVNVVANAASAYQEPLPAMPSRTSELTLSFEGEVYVFPAVTPQKVQAVLLLLGGRDVHAGVPAVELPFDQSNRLSNLSRRIASLVRFREKRKERCFDKKIRYTVRKEVAQRMHRKNGQFASLKESPGSSNWDSARSSAQDGTSHSESVRRCHHCGVTENNTPAMRRGPAGPRTLCNACGLMWANKGTLRDLSKGGRNLSVVEQSDLDIPIDVKPTSVIERELSGIHDEQGSSEDPSKSNTGDGSSGHAVNPSDEELPETADHFTNAPPLVGLVHSSRNDTEQEPLVELSNPSDTDIDIPGNFD comes from the exons ATGGCGTCACTCAATCCGCAGCCTCTGCAGTTCCAGCACCCTGCGATACCCGTCGGCGACGACGGTGACAGTGACGCCGCTGATGATGATGCTATGGATGAGTTGGAGGATGCGCATGTTACTTCAGTGAACGTCGTTGCTAATGCTGCCAGTGCCTACCAAGAACCGCTGCCTGCTATGCCTTCCAGAACTAGCGAGCTCACTCTTTCTTTCGAGGGTGAGGTTTATGTCTTTCCCGCAGTCACTCCTCAGAAG GTTCAAGCCGTCTTGCTGCTTTTGGGAGGACGTGATGTGCACGCAGGTGTGCCTGCTGTTGAACTACCATTTGATCAAAGTAACAGG CTTTCGAACCTTTCACGAAGAATAGCATCCTTGGTCAGATTCCGCGAGAAACGAAAGGAAAGATGTTTTGACAAGAAAATTAGGTATACTGTGAGAAAAGAGGTGGCACAGag GATGCATAGGAAGAATGGGCAGTTTGCATCCTTGAAAGAAAGCCCAGGTTCATCTAACTGGGATTCTGCCCGGAGTTCTGCTCAAGATGGCACTTCTCATTCTGAATCTGT ACGCAGATGTCACCATTGTGGTGTCACTGAAAATAATACTCCTGCAATGCGTCGGGGGCCAGCTGGACCAAGGACTTTATGTAATGCATGCGGCCTTATGTGGGCAAACAAG GGCACACTCAGAGATCTCAGCAAGGGAGGAAGAAATCTTTCTGTTGTTGAGCAAAGTGATCTG GATATTCCTATTGATGTCAAGCCTACTTCTGTTATTGAAAGAGAATTGTCCGGCATCCATGATGAGCAA GGTAGTTCTGAAGATCCGTCCAAGTCCAACACAGGTGATGGCTCTAGTGGTCATGCAGTAAACCCTAGTGATGAG GAATTGCCTGAAACTGCAGACCACTTTACGAATGCTCCGCCATTAGTAGGACTTGTTCATTCTTCAAGGAATGACACTGAACAG GAACCTCTGGTTGAACTTTCTAATCCTTCAGATACAGACATTGACATTCCAGGAAACTTTGATTAG